One part of the Bdellovibrio sp. KM01 genome encodes these proteins:
- a CDS encoding YdcF family protein has product MKSLLTAKALLRTRTFWILIVLGALIVQRFIHEYHQIEKEPMISWTKSQSADCAVVLTGGAGRVREGFDLLANQNVKKLVISGVYSNARMREIMPVWPFYGNLNENDVVLDRRSETTFGNAQQSLPIVEALKCRDILLVTSRLHMYRSYKTFRSAFPENIFIQKHPIVGGRYEPSVVEISFEALKSFFYSLWAY; this is encoded by the coding sequence TTGAAGTCCTTGCTCACCGCTAAAGCCCTGTTACGCACGCGTACTTTTTGGATTTTGATTGTTCTGGGAGCGCTGATTGTTCAGCGCTTTATCCATGAATATCATCAGATCGAAAAAGAACCGATGATCTCTTGGACGAAATCACAGAGTGCAGATTGCGCTGTGGTTTTGACGGGGGGGGCGGGGCGTGTGCGTGAAGGTTTTGATTTGCTGGCAAATCAAAACGTTAAGAAGCTGGTGATCTCTGGCGTGTATTCGAATGCGAGAATGCGCGAGATCATGCCTGTTTGGCCTTTTTATGGAAACTTGAATGAGAATGATGTGGTGTTGGATCGTAGATCAGAAACTACCTTCGGAAATGCTCAACAAAGTTTGCCGATTGTGGAAGCTTTAAAGTGCCGAGATATACTTTTGGTGACCTCGCGCTTGCACATGTATCGTTCTTATAAAACCTTCCGTTCTGCCTTTCCGGAGAACATTTTCATTCAGAAACATCCCATTGTGGGAGGCCGTTACGAGCCTTCGGTCGTGGAGATCTCTTTTGAGGCATTAAAGTCTTTCTTTTATTCTCTGTGGGCCTATTAA
- the lysA gene encoding diaminopimelate decarboxylase produces the protein MEYINNELHFGPGKKKLSSLCANYIRPIYVYDLDFIRSRFKQMAEALAGVRLYFAVKANPNPQVLQCLKSAGAGADVVSLGEIKRALESGFLPEDIVYSGVGKTRHEITEALQLGVLQINVESLPELERIGEIAEKLGKKAHVALRLNPDVSIQTHPYIATGLRDNKFGMELSMIPELTTCLKKYANSLELVGVSLHLGSQMLEFSGYQEALMKLKEVFKALQKDFPTLRRFDFGGGLGVVYEKQDLEMEARLLKEYAGITEEILSDLKCELQSEPGRWLVAHAGTLLTQVQYVKKTSAKTFIIVDTGMNHLIRPSLYEAEHLIKPLIKSAKQIKCDVVGPICESSDFFLKDYEMDEVKEGDFLAVLDSGAYGYSMASTYNLQELPLEVCI, from the coding sequence GTGGAATACATCAATAATGAGCTTCATTTTGGGCCCGGTAAAAAGAAATTATCTTCATTATGTGCGAACTACATTCGCCCGATCTATGTCTACGACCTTGATTTCATTCGCAGCCGCTTTAAGCAGATGGCAGAAGCTCTTGCTGGCGTGCGTTTATATTTCGCCGTGAAAGCCAACCCGAATCCTCAGGTTTTGCAATGTTTGAAGTCAGCTGGTGCGGGGGCCGATGTTGTTTCCTTGGGGGAAATCAAACGCGCCTTAGAAAGTGGTTTTCTGCCTGAGGACATCGTTTATTCTGGCGTTGGAAAAACTCGCCATGAAATTACAGAAGCGCTTCAACTCGGCGTTTTGCAGATCAACGTGGAAAGCTTGCCCGAGCTTGAGCGTATCGGTGAAATCGCTGAAAAATTGGGCAAAAAAGCTCATGTGGCTTTGCGCTTGAATCCTGATGTGAGTATTCAAACTCATCCCTATATTGCGACGGGATTGCGCGATAATAAATTCGGTATGGAACTGTCTATGATTCCAGAGTTGACGACCTGTTTGAAAAAATATGCGAACTCGTTGGAGCTCGTCGGTGTGAGTTTGCATTTGGGATCTCAAATGTTGGAGTTTTCTGGTTACCAGGAAGCTTTGATGAAGCTTAAGGAAGTGTTTAAAGCCCTGCAGAAAGACTTCCCGACCCTTCGTCGTTTTGATTTCGGTGGCGGCCTGGGAGTTGTTTATGAAAAACAAGATCTGGAGATGGAGGCGCGTCTTTTAAAAGAATATGCGGGAATTACTGAAGAGATTCTTTCGGATCTAAAGTGCGAGCTGCAATCAGAGCCGGGTCGCTGGTTGGTCGCTCACGCTGGAACTTTATTGACTCAAGTTCAATATGTGAAAAAGACCTCTGCGAAAACTTTCATCATCGTGGATACGGGAATGAACCATCTGATTCGTCCTTCGCTTTATGAAGCGGAACACTTGATCAAGCCTTTGATAAAGTCAGCAAAACAAATCAAGTGCGATGTCGTCGGTCCTATCTGCGAATCTTCAGATTTCTTTTTGAAAGACTATGAAATGGATGAAGTTAAAGAGGGAGATTTCTTGGCTGTTTTGGATTCCGGGGCCTATGGTTACTCGATGGCGAGCACGTATAATCTTCAGGAACTTCCTTTAGAAGTCTGTATCTAA
- a CDS encoding cell division ATP-binding protein FtsE, with the protein MKIESLKFEGVSFCHEGQDPVVTNVEFDFPMNEILWVKAEEGAGKSSLLQILAGLQMPQSGQFLINGNNVCDMSFEEFLPYRLQIGYSFDYGGLINNQTLFDNMMLPLLYHKTLSPADAKARVDEIFKIFDVTKYAHERPAHVPGRLRKLVCLLRAMVMRPQVLLLDDPSVGLGQDSVYTLVDYIHQLRKEGCLQHVFISSYDEKFMNLFNYQIVHLDDGQLYFQPVDPEKRVVHL; encoded by the coding sequence ATGAAAATCGAAAGTCTAAAATTTGAAGGCGTTTCTTTTTGCCACGAAGGTCAGGACCCCGTCGTTACCAATGTTGAATTTGATTTTCCGATGAATGAAATTCTTTGGGTAAAGGCTGAAGAAGGCGCCGGTAAGAGCTCTTTGCTGCAAATTCTTGCAGGTTTGCAAATGCCTCAATCAGGTCAGTTCTTGATCAATGGCAACAACGTTTGCGATATGTCTTTCGAAGAGTTTTTGCCTTATAGACTGCAAATTGGCTATTCGTTTGATTATGGTGGTTTGATCAACAATCAAACGTTGTTCGATAATATGATGTTGCCGCTTTTGTATCATAAGACTTTAAGTCCGGCGGATGCAAAGGCTCGCGTGGATGAGATCTTTAAGATTTTTGATGTGACGAAGTATGCACACGAGAGACCGGCACACGTCCCGGGTCGCTTGCGTAAACTTGTCTGCTTGTTGCGTGCGATGGTTATGCGCCCCCAAGTGTTGTTGTTGGATGATCCAAGCGTCGGTTTGGGGCAGGACAGCGTATACACGTTAGTGGATTATATCCATCAGCTGCGTAAAGAGGGATGTTTACAGCACGTCTTTATCAGTTCTTATGATGAGAAATTTATGAATCTTTTCAATTATCAGATTGTTCATTTGGATGATGGACAGCTTTATTTTCAACCGGTTGATCCAGAGAAGAGAGTCGTACATCTATGA
- a CDS encoding M14 family zinc carboxypeptidase — MPQKPRANIIAEQRTFVMKTSIFTYTSKGMPVLAYEFGNGPGPELLILGGVHGDEIEGVICAQELLKHFMKSFDHKFTLTVVPQFNLEGVIYKTRGNGNGVDLNRNLPTKDWSPEIKTPRYHPGPKAGSETENHGLMTYLEQKKPKLVLSLHSWQPVLNVNGDCYEFANVLAKHTGYKIDDDIGYPTPGCLGTYAGLERPCPTLTYEIERGQSAEDIIKIHVPAILDALKVYDK, encoded by the coding sequence ATTCCACAAAAACCTCGTGCTAACATCATTGCCGAACAAAGGACGTTTGTCATGAAAACTTCTATTTTTACTTACACCTCCAAAGGCATGCCAGTACTGGCTTACGAATTCGGAAACGGCCCGGGTCCCGAACTGCTGATCCTGGGTGGCGTGCATGGCGATGAAATCGAAGGCGTAATCTGTGCTCAAGAACTTCTTAAGCACTTCATGAAATCTTTCGATCACAAATTCACTTTGACTGTGGTCCCTCAGTTCAATCTCGAGGGAGTCATTTACAAAACTCGTGGCAATGGTAACGGTGTTGATTTGAATCGCAACCTGCCAACGAAAGATTGGTCTCCGGAAATCAAGACTCCTCGCTATCATCCGGGACCCAAAGCGGGCAGCGAAACTGAGAACCACGGCTTAATGACTTATCTTGAACAGAAAAAACCAAAACTGGTTCTTTCGCTTCACTCTTGGCAGCCCGTTTTAAACGTCAATGGTGACTGCTACGAGTTTGCAAATGTACTAGCTAAGCATACAGGTTATAAAATCGACGATGACATCGGCTACCCAACTCCGGGCTGCCTTGGCACTTATGCGGGCCTTGAAAGACCGTGCCCGACTTTGACTTACGAAATTGAGCGCGGCCAATCAGCTGAAGACATTATTAAAATCCACGTTCCGGCAATTCTGGACGCTTTGAAAGTTTACGACAAGTAA
- a CDS encoding ABC transporter permease translates to MTKNVEYTWRVLLMVYLSLRATILDQTQGAREIVRVISAQIYFTGWQALPLVSVLALTSGSVLVLQSLSNLSMFGGTQMIGQFLIVMILREAGPLLVALVVVARSGTAVASEIGNMRANREIEALEVMGINPLSYIVFPRVLGGVISMLCLAFYFNFVALIGGFFVTKFIQDMPFAFYAESLMTSFAMDDFLIFLLKNSFSGMIIFVVSCYQGLSVKKSPTEVPQVTTQAVVNSIIFVIIFNLVVTALFYLNQLRNLGVI, encoded by the coding sequence GTGACCAAGAATGTGGAGTACACATGGCGTGTACTCCTGATGGTTTATCTTTCCCTTCGCGCTACCATTCTTGATCAAACGCAAGGTGCGCGTGAAATCGTCCGCGTGATTTCGGCGCAAATTTACTTCACAGGATGGCAGGCTTTGCCGCTGGTAAGTGTTCTGGCGCTAACTTCCGGAAGTGTCTTGGTGCTGCAATCCCTTTCAAATCTTTCCATGTTCGGCGGAACGCAGATGATCGGTCAGTTTTTGATCGTGATGATTTTACGTGAAGCCGGTCCGTTGTTAGTGGCTCTGGTCGTGGTCGCCCGATCTGGAACAGCGGTGGCTTCCGAGATTGGTAATATGCGTGCGAACCGCGAGATTGAAGCCCTAGAAGTGATGGGAATCAATCCCTTAAGCTATATCGTTTTTCCTCGCGTGTTGGGTGGCGTGATCAGCATGTTATGTCTGGCCTTTTATTTCAATTTCGTCGCTTTGATTGGCGGCTTTTTTGTGACGAAGTTCATTCAAGATATGCCCTTTGCGTTTTATGCTGAGTCGTTGATGACTTCGTTTGCGATGGATGACTTTTTGATTTTCCTTCTGAAAAACAGTTTCAGCGGAATGATCATTTTCGTCGTTTCCTGCTATCAGGGATTGTCGGTTAAAAAAAGTCCCACCGAAGTTCCGCAAGTCACAACCCAGGCGGTTGTGAACAGTATCATTTTCGTTATTATTTTTAATTTAGTTGTAACAGCTTTGTTCTATTTAAATCAGTTACGCAACCTGGGGGTCATTTAA
- a CDS encoding organic solvent tolerance protein yields MLKVVAVVFAFLAGVSVAEAKDLTNRLGVGVKSHSTLDLPELAVVYNPSTEIQISGGLGIDTQKDQSKFAATAGVRRIVFKEQNMNFYMGGTLGLVNWEEVNATTSKNEKQSGFELDAVFGGEFFFAGLESLGFTFEGGVGVISADNVRFRTIADSPFRAGIIFYF; encoded by the coding sequence ATGCTTAAAGTTGTAGCAGTGGTGTTTGCATTTTTGGCTGGCGTAAGTGTAGCTGAAGCGAAAGATTTGACGAACCGTTTGGGTGTTGGAGTTAAATCTCATTCAACTTTGGATCTTCCAGAGCTTGCTGTTGTTTATAATCCTTCCACTGAAATTCAAATTTCAGGTGGGTTGGGAATTGATACTCAAAAAGATCAATCCAAGTTCGCGGCCACTGCCGGTGTTCGTCGTATCGTTTTTAAAGAACAAAACATGAACTTCTATATGGGTGGAACTTTAGGTTTGGTGAACTGGGAAGAAGTTAACGCCACGACATCTAAAAATGAAAAACAATCCGGCTTTGAGTTGGACGCCGTTTTCGGTGGTGAGTTTTTCTTTGCTGGTCTTGAGTCTTTGGGTTTCACGTTTGAAGGTGGCGTTGGTGTGATTTCCGCTGATAATGTTCGCTTTAGAACAATTGCGGATAGCCCTTTCCGCGCCGGTATTATTTTTTACTTCTAA
- a CDS encoding 2,3,4,5-tetrahydropyridine-2,6-dicarboxylate N-succinyltransferase, translating into MQQSVEQLYTEIQNGKRVDQLMANDLKVIFEVIEGLDAGRLRVAEKKDKTWIVNEWVKKAILLYFRVQHMTVMQAGDFTYFDKIPVKKWSEEDGVRVVPHALARKGSFIEKGAILMPSYVNIGAYVGAGTMVDTWATVGSCAQIGKNVHLSGGVGIGGVLEPVQASPVIIEDNAFIGSRCIVVEGAVIEEGAVLGAGVTITASTKIIDVTGNKPVESKGRVPANSVVIPGTQMKKFPAGEFGVPCALIIGQRKPSTDLKTSLTDALRDFQVSV; encoded by the coding sequence ATGCAACAATCTGTTGAACAACTCTATACAGAAATTCAAAATGGCAAACGCGTTGATCAATTGATGGCGAATGACCTTAAAGTGATCTTTGAAGTAATCGAAGGTCTGGATGCAGGCCGCTTGCGCGTAGCTGAAAAAAAAGACAAAACCTGGATTGTGAATGAGTGGGTTAAAAAAGCCATCCTTCTTTATTTCCGCGTTCAGCACATGACCGTGATGCAAGCCGGAGACTTTACTTATTTCGATAAAATCCCAGTAAAAAAATGGTCTGAAGAAGACGGCGTGCGCGTGGTTCCTCACGCATTGGCACGTAAGGGTTCTTTCATCGAAAAAGGTGCAATCTTGATGCCTTCTTACGTAAACATCGGTGCTTACGTGGGTGCTGGCACAATGGTCGACACCTGGGCTACTGTGGGCTCCTGCGCTCAGATCGGTAAAAACGTCCATCTTTCTGGTGGCGTGGGCATCGGTGGAGTTCTTGAACCCGTTCAAGCTTCTCCAGTTATCATTGAAGACAATGCATTTATCGGCAGCCGTTGTATCGTTGTTGAAGGTGCTGTAATCGAAGAAGGCGCGGTTCTTGGAGCGGGCGTTACAATCACGGCGAGCACAAAAATCATCGACGTCACAGGCAACAAACCTGTTGAAAGCAAAGGTCGCGTTCCAGCGAACTCGGTCGTCATTCCAGGAACGCAAATGAAAAAGTTCCCAGCTGGCGAATTCGGCGTTCCTTGCGCATTGATCATTGGTCAGCGCAAACCAAGTACGGATCTTAAGACATCCTTAACCGATGCTTTGAGAGATTTCCAAGTCAGCGTTTAG
- a CDS encoding RidA family protein has translation MKKVIHTDNAPKAVGPYSQAVAMGDFLFCSGQISIDPKTNEVFTGDIKTQTEMVMKNVEAVLAANNMNFTNVVKTTIFLTNMADFATVNEIYAKSFTAAPPARSTVAVAALPKGVNVEVEVLAHR, from the coding sequence ATGAAAAAAGTTATTCACACAGACAATGCTCCTAAAGCAGTTGGTCCATACTCTCAAGCCGTAGCAATGGGCGATTTCTTGTTCTGCTCTGGACAAATTTCTATCGATCCAAAGACGAATGAAGTTTTCACTGGCGACATCAAAACTCAAACTGAAATGGTTATGAAGAATGTTGAAGCCGTTCTTGCTGCAAACAACATGAATTTCACAAACGTAGTAAAAACAACAATCTTTCTGACGAACATGGCGGACTTTGCAACTGTGAATGAAATCTATGCGAAATCATTCACGGCTGCTCCTCCTGCACGCTCTACAGTGGCTGTTGCGGCTTTGCCTAAAGGTGTGAACGTCGAGGTTGAAGTCCTTGCTCACCGCTAA
- the murI gene encoding glutamate racemase, whose product MDSRPIGVFDSGIGGLTVLKELALQFPQENFLYLGDTARLPYGSKSAHTIRKYSEQNISFLKRLDVKAIVIACNTASTQVPEPELEGLPIYNVIGPGAQRAIEVSETKRIGVLGTRATINSKAYSHKILELEPTAQVIDQACPLFVPLAEEGWDSDPVTNLIVFRYLSQILQHSIDTLILGCTHYPLLKNSIARVTGSSIELVDSGEAIARWLNRDFSKNRLQMNSKDNRQKIEIMTTDSSAHFTEMALKILKPIKADEFRVVDLV is encoded by the coding sequence ATGGATTCCAGACCCATAGGGGTATTTGATTCAGGCATCGGGGGCCTCACTGTTCTTAAAGAACTGGCCCTGCAGTTTCCCCAGGAGAATTTTCTCTACCTGGGCGACACCGCACGCCTTCCCTATGGATCCAAATCTGCGCACACCATTCGCAAATACTCAGAGCAAAATATTTCGTTTCTAAAACGACTCGATGTAAAAGCCATCGTGATTGCGTGCAATACAGCCTCCACACAAGTTCCGGAACCAGAGCTTGAGGGGCTTCCAATTTATAACGTGATTGGTCCTGGTGCTCAGCGAGCCATTGAAGTAAGCGAAACCAAACGGATCGGCGTTCTCGGAACCAGAGCGACCATCAACAGCAAAGCCTACAGTCATAAAATTTTAGAGTTAGAACCCACTGCTCAAGTAATTGATCAAGCTTGCCCCCTTTTCGTGCCTTTAGCGGAAGAGGGTTGGGATTCTGATCCGGTCACGAATCTCATTGTGTTCCGATACTTAAGCCAGATCCTTCAACACTCGATTGATACCTTGATTTTGGGATGCACACACTATCCCTTGTTGAAAAATTCAATCGCCCGAGTGACAGGTTCATCCATTGAATTGGTGGACTCTGGCGAGGCCATTGCTCGCTGGTTAAATCGCGACTTTAGCAAAAATCGCTTACAAATGAATTCCAAAGACAACCGTCAGAAGATTGAAATCATGACGACCGATTCTTCAGCACATTTTACCGAGATGGCTCTTAAGATTTTGAAACCCATCAAAGCTGATGAGTTTCGAGTGGTGGACTTGGTTTAG
- a CDS encoding FtsX-like permease family protein, producing the protein MLVGHLFRHFIFSKRAGALIRRIAFLSIGGITVSVTAFLVVLFVMNGMNASIRKRILGLEPHLYVTVPGMQNAMGLEAHPVFSRIKEDTTTQAYVYETQDVILRSQDGQFRGAFARGVTRPSLEHFISQLAKLDADKPQSSRGGPPSFTWDPQDVPDEGEVVLGVDLAQSLGVFEGDFITVVSPSGLLLPPGETPKFERVRIKRVVTTSLTDVDSQYLFYQRGKALKALGGGDLKKMGIEMWLADEGRVDSVKNDLMKFTDVQVETWMDRNSALFYALKLEKLTIGVFLGLAGMIAASSILTVLALLLSQKRRDIAILRTIGLSGKETVKIFTQMGFFLSGAGVVMGTILGTGLSLYVQKNPINMWSSQVFYDTSIPALVDWWLVVGVIVVSSAIAYFGSYIPARTASDVQPSEALRVK; encoded by the coding sequence ATGCTAGTTGGGCATCTCTTTCGTCATTTTATCTTCTCAAAACGGGCCGGCGCACTGATTCGTCGAATTGCGTTTTTGTCAATTGGTGGCATCACGGTTAGCGTGACGGCTTTCTTGGTTGTCCTGTTTGTGATGAATGGAATGAATGCCAGCATTCGTAAGCGTATCTTGGGGCTTGAGCCCCATCTTTATGTGACAGTTCCGGGAATGCAAAACGCAATGGGGTTGGAAGCTCACCCCGTATTTTCGAGAATCAAAGAAGACACAACAACTCAAGCCTATGTCTATGAAACACAAGATGTGATTCTGCGTAGTCAGGATGGTCAATTTCGCGGAGCTTTTGCGCGAGGCGTGACTCGCCCGAGTCTTGAGCATTTCATTTCACAGCTGGCTAAGCTTGATGCAGATAAACCGCAAAGTTCTCGCGGAGGACCTCCATCATTTACCTGGGATCCGCAGGATGTTCCTGATGAAGGGGAAGTTGTGTTGGGTGTCGACCTTGCACAATCACTGGGTGTATTTGAAGGTGATTTTATCACTGTGGTTTCGCCATCGGGATTGTTGTTGCCTCCCGGAGAAACTCCTAAGTTTGAACGAGTGCGAATTAAACGCGTGGTAACGACAAGTTTGACTGACGTGGATTCTCAATATCTTTTTTATCAGCGCGGTAAGGCCTTGAAGGCTTTGGGTGGCGGGGATTTAAAGAAAATGGGTATTGAGATGTGGCTTGCTGACGAAGGCCGCGTTGATAGCGTTAAAAATGATTTGATGAAGTTTACGGATGTGCAGGTTGAGACTTGGATGGATCGTAACTCGGCATTGTTTTATGCCTTGAAATTAGAAAAGCTAACCATTGGTGTATTTTTAGGTTTGGCGGGGATGATTGCGGCAAGTTCCATCTTAACGGTACTGGCGCTGCTGTTATCGCAAAAGCGCCGTGATATTGCGATTCTTAGAACGATTGGTTTGTCAGGGAAAGAAACTGTGAAGATCTTCACACAAATGGGTTTTTTCCTTTCGGGAGCCGGTGTTGTCATGGGCACGATTTTGGGCACAGGGCTCAGCTTGTATGTACAAAAAAATCCTATCAACATGTGGTCCTCACAAGTTTTTTACGATACGAGCATTCCAGCTCTGGTGGACTGGTGGTTGGTTGTAGGGGTTATTGTGGTAAGTTCCGCGATTGCTTATTTTGGATCTTACATACCGGCACGTACAGCTTCGGATGTTCAACCTTCAGAAGCTTTGCGAGTGAAATAA
- a CDS encoding MlaD family protein encodes MMNVKFNKFERIAGLFVGLAILGVIVTAISIAIKQGWFDSKVFYTTTFENADGLHQGTTVQMAGLRAGAVEDVELRADNKIQVTFYVLSKFQERIRQDSSVSMNRPFIIGEKILEVTVGSEKLPMLANNSLIGSHETMDVVTMLSSRNISTTMSRVGGLLENMQMLVEAFADKNRAQSFVRVIDRMDPLMKNMTVMSQEVIKLSKQATKNDSMEVLMTNLATTTTEINRILPELNKQNPELAKDLAVMTQNLAVMTHALGPVMKEVEPELPHASRRLLEVMNETVVTLKAMQKSFFMESNVREVRKEEALQRAPASDKAK; translated from the coding sequence ATGATGAATGTAAAGTTCAATAAATTTGAACGAATTGCTGGACTGTTTGTGGGGCTTGCGATCCTGGGTGTGATTGTAACCGCAATCAGTATTGCTATCAAACAGGGTTGGTTCGACTCGAAGGTCTTTTATACGACGACTTTTGAGAATGCGGACGGTCTTCATCAAGGGACGACGGTGCAGATGGCAGGTCTTCGTGCCGGTGCTGTTGAAGACGTCGAGCTTCGCGCGGATAACAAGATCCAAGTGACGTTTTATGTTTTAAGTAAGTTCCAAGAGCGTATCCGTCAGGACAGTTCGGTTTCCATGAATCGTCCGTTTATTATCGGGGAGAAGATCCTTGAGGTGACGGTGGGTTCAGAAAAGCTTCCGATGCTTGCGAATAACAGTCTGATTGGTTCCCATGAAACGATGGACGTGGTGACGATGCTTTCCAGTCGAAACATCAGCACGACGATGTCTCGAGTGGGTGGGCTTTTGGAAAACATGCAAATGTTGGTGGAAGCCTTCGCGGATAAAAATCGTGCTCAAAGTTTCGTGCGCGTGATTGACCGTATGGATCCACTAATGAAAAATATGACGGTCATGTCCCAAGAGGTGATCAAACTTTCTAAGCAGGCGACTAAAAACGATTCTATGGAAGTGTTGATGACGAATTTGGCAACGACCACGACCGAGATCAATCGTATTTTGCCGGAGTTAAATAAGCAAAATCCAGAGCTCGCAAAAGACCTGGCTGTGATGACTCAAAATCTGGCCGTGATGACCCATGCTTTGGGGCCTGTTATGAAAGAAGTGGAGCCGGAGCTTCCGCATGCTTCGCGTCGTTTGCTTGAAGTCATGAATGAGACTGTCGTTACTTTGAAAGCGATGCAAAAAAGCTTCTTTATGGAAAGCAATGTGCGTGAGGTTCGTAAAGAAGAAGCTCTGCAGCGTGCTCCCGCCAGCGACAAAGCTAAATAG
- a CDS encoding guanosine monophosphate reductase, producing the protein MFNWKDIKSRGKGLTFDDVLIIPVRSDVRSRRDPQLTTKVTRNFTMDTPIISANMDMVTEFDMALAMHQLGGMGILHRFLPIEEQAAQARRLKEAGLKLISASVGVGEEFKTRSKALVEAGVNIITIDIAHGHSVQMMETMKWLKDTYPKVDLIAGNMATPDAAHDLIEAGADAIKVGIGPGSMCTTRIITGCGVPQLTAIALCAEVAASHDVPVIADGGIRTSGDMVKAFAAGASTVMLGSMLSGTIETPGEIKNGKKQYRGMASKSAQESWRGGVPEGMAPEGESTQVNVKGHVKDVIHEVTGGIRSGMSYINATSIAEIKEKALFMEMSSNGISESRAHGVK; encoded by the coding sequence ATGTTTAATTGGAAAGATATCAAATCGCGCGGCAAAGGTTTAACCTTTGATGATGTTCTTATTATCCCGGTACGTTCAGATGTGCGCTCCCGTCGCGACCCCCAATTGACGACGAAAGTAACTCGTAACTTTACAATGGACACTCCCATCATCAGCGCCAACATGGACATGGTGACAGAGTTCGACATGGCCCTGGCGATGCACCAATTGGGTGGCATGGGCATCCTTCACCGCTTCCTTCCAATCGAAGAGCAAGCTGCGCAAGCACGTCGCTTGAAAGAAGCAGGTCTAAAACTTATTTCTGCAAGCGTTGGCGTGGGTGAAGAGTTCAAAACTCGCTCGAAAGCATTGGTTGAAGCCGGCGTGAACATCATCACGATCGACATCGCTCACGGCCACTCCGTGCAAATGATGGAAACGATGAAATGGCTTAAAGATACATATCCAAAAGTTGATTTAATTGCCGGCAACATGGCAACTCCAGATGCAGCTCACGATCTGATCGAAGCTGGCGCTGATGCTATCAAAGTTGGTATCGGACCAGGATCCATGTGCACAACTCGCATCATCACGGGATGTGGAGTTCCTCAATTAACAGCTATCGCTTTATGCGCGGAAGTTGCTGCGTCCCATGATGTTCCTGTGATCGCTGACGGCGGTATCCGTACTTCTGGCGACATGGTCAAGGCATTCGCAGCTGGCGCAAGCACAGTGATGCTTGGATCTATGCTTTCTGGGACAATTGAAACTCCGGGAGAAATTAAAAACGGCAAAAAGCAATATCGCGGCATGGCTTCTAAATCCGCACAAGAATCTTGGCGTGGTGGCGTTCCAGAAGGAATGGCTCCAGAGGGCGAATCAACTCAAGTAAATGTCAAAGGACACGTTAAAGACGTTATCCACGAAGTCACGGGTGGCATTCGTTCCGGCATGAGCTACATCAATGCAACGAGCATTGCTGAGATAAAAGAGAAAGCCCTCTTTATGGAAATGTCTTCCAATGGTATCTCTGAGTCTCGCGCACACGGAGTGAAGTAA